Part of the Chitinivibrionales bacterium genome, CGCCTTTTTATAGAGGGCAATAAGCGCCCGGGATTCCTCTTTGCCGGCGCCATAATCGGTACTGTTGGTATATTTGGTTAAATGTTTAATTGCTTCGGCATAATTTTTTTCTTCACCGAGAATTTTGCCCAAATAAAAATGGGCGTTATAGCCAAGCTCAGGATAAGAAAGGGATTTCAGAAAATTGATTTTCGCCATTTGATTTTTTCCCTGGCGACGGCGAATAAGTGCGGCATAGTAATAGGCGCCTGGATGGCCCGGATGATAGCGCAGACACTGCTTTAAATGTTGAAGTGACTCGTCATATTTTTTCTCGCTGTATAAAAGGACACCCTGCTCAAATGCCTCCTCAGCTTTCTGCGAGACACCTGATGATTTTGACCGTCGCGGCGCCCGGGAACCGGAGCTGCTTTTGACAGGAGCCCCCGAAGCCTTTGATTCCGAAACCGTTTGCCCGGTTTCACCGGATGTTCCGGACATGCTCTTTCCTGTTACCCGTTGAATTAAATTATCAATCTTATTCTGCACACTGTCCCGTTCGGCAGGATCGCACGCCTGCTGGTATAACTGCAGCTCCATAATGGCTTTCTGATACTGACGGTCGGCTTCATAAGCGTCGGCCAAAAGCTTATGGGCTTTGCCCCACCCCGGGTTATAGGCAAGGGATTTCTTTAAATTATAAATAACCAGGCGAGGTCTGTTTTGCATTTTGCGAATTTCGGCAAGATGCATATAGGCGTTGTAATTATCGGGATAGGCAGCCAGCACTTTCCGGAACTCTTCAATAGCCCGCCCATGATCATTTTCCCTCTTGTATTTAATACCCAATCGATAGTGAATATAATCCGAAGCCTCTTCGGCAGTAACACTGCCCAAAGCGAAACACAGCAGCACGCATGCTGACAGCAGCGAGTAAAAATTTTTCCGTTTCTCCATTACCACAACCACCGCTCCTTTACCGACAAATGTCCTGATATGGACCATCTTACTTTTCGAAGAAGGTATTCTGCAATCAGATTATACCGCTACATAAATACTATTTTTTCATCTTCAACTGTAATGTGTATATTAACAGCCTCTTTTTTAATCACTTTCTCGTAAGTGCCGAACTGTATTACCGTTCCCGGATAAATTTTTCTGGCTTTTATATACGGACGGGGGAATGCCTCAATCCGGGTATCCAGTGTATCCAGCTGATGTTGCAGCTTGTTACACTTTATCATACATTCTTTTCGCTTATTCTTCAAGGTGTTAAAGCGGTCCAGCACATTTTGCGGTAATTCACCTTCGGTATCCATGTTTTCTTTTACGAGTTTATACATCATTTCTTTGGCCAATCCGGTTTTTTCGGAAACCTGAATCAACTGGCGCAAGAGCGAATGTTTCTGTTGGATCAGTTCATAAACCCCGCCGATATGAACTACTGTTTTTGTTTCGGCCGATGCACCGATCATAACGGCTTCAATGCCAACCCCGGCTTGAATCATTCCGCCAAACAGTGTTTTTGCCGTTACAACGTTTTCTGCCCGCAGGTTCGAATGAATAGCATCTTCGGCAATAATGATATCATTTCCCGCTTCGACGGTAAAATGTTCGATATGGCGGGTTTTTAGGGATCCATTGCATTTCAGAAGCCCTTTGTCGGAGCCGACCGCTCCACCCTTTATTTCCATGTCGCCCTTACAGGTGACAACAGTATCTTCGACACTCCGATCGATGATTATATCTCCTTCAGCTTCGACAGTAAATCCTGCCCTCACCGTTCCCCTGATAATCAGGTCTCCGGCAAAAACAATATTGCCGGTTGAATAGTCGATATTGGAAGTAATCGTCTTTTCATTTTTCACCTCGATTACATTCCCCTTCTGCAGCGACACCGCCCCATCAATAGAGGCTACCAGAAGGTCATGATTTTCGGGTGAAAATTCGGTCCCCTTTCCGGGATGGAGATAAGCATCCTTCGGCGCAGGTGCGGGAATCGGTTTTCCGGTCACCGATCGTCCTGGTTTACCCGACTCCGGAGGTATCCGCCTGGCAAGAGGGGTACCTTTGCTGACGTTAATGATAATTTGGAGATCTTTGTGATCAACCCGACCGTTCTCCAACACTTTAGGTTTTCTCTTCGCTGTGCTTTCAAACAGTATTTCGCACCGGCCGTCTTTACCGGGCTGCGGGTGAACTCCCCTCGCAATCTCAATCTTCCTATTGCATACCTTACCGGCAACCATCTTCCGAATAATTTCCTCGTTAATGCCGTAAACAACCGAATAGTCGGCAAGACGCTTTTTTATCGCCTCCACCGAGGGATAATCATTCTCCAGAATATCAGGAACAAATACGAATGCTTGAAGGCTGTCGGAAGAATGGGAAACAGAGATCGAATTCATCATGAAAAGTCCTGATTACTCAAATGTTGAAAGATATGCATCACGACACAGAAAATTAACGACGTAATCGTGGATCGAATCCTCCAGGCATCTGCACTCATAATCACATCCGGCATCACGAAGCTTCGTCAGATCAGCCTGAGTAAAATATTGATATTTTTTCTGCAAAGTGTCCGGCATGGGTATGTATTCAATAACAGTCTTTTTATCCAGCGCACCAAACAGTGCCCCGGCAACATCGTTCCAGGTGCGTGCCTTGTCGGTTCCAATGTTAAAAATGCCGTTAATATCAGGGTTATAAAGGAAATAAAGGGTCATCTCAACCGCATCTTTGATATAGATAAAATCCCGCTGCTGCTGACCATCCTTGTACCGCTTATCATACGATTTGAACAGGGACATAACCCCTTCATCCCGAACACGGGGAAAAGCTTTGTTGATAACGCTCCGCATATCACCTTTATGCGACTCATTGGGTCCAAAAACATTGAAATATTTCAAACCGACAATCCGGGAAAGCCAGCCTCGCCGTAAGGCCTGAAGATCAAAAAGGTGTTTTGAATACCCATACATATTAAGCGGCTTCAATGTCGCCAACGTGTCGTGATCGTCGGAATACCCCCTGCTTCCATCACCGTACGTTGCTGCCGATGATGCGTAGATCAGTCGAACTCTCGGGTGCTGCTCCCGCCAGAGTGCGATACGCAGAGTATACCGATAATTATTCTCCATTAAAAAACCGGCGTCCTTTTCGGTAGTCGATGAACAGGCGCCCAGATGGATGATCGCCTCAATCGAATCTCCGAAATCCCCCTTTTGGAGACTGACAATAAAATCGTCCTTGTCATAATAATCCAGATAGCGGAGGCCGACAAGATTTTTCCACTTTTCGGATGTATTCAGATGATCGACGACAAGAATATCGTCTCTTCCTTTGTTATTAAGGCTCCATACACATGCACTTCCAATAAATCCAGCTCCCCCGGTAACAACAATCATTTACCTGTCTCCCCCATGAATTTTTAAAAAAGGATGCATAATTTCCTCATTTGTGCTACAATCATTATATTAAACAGAACAATACCTGAAAAGGTAAAATATATTTCGAACCATTGCAACCACGATATATCAAAGTGAGTTCCAGTTAAATAGTATTTTAAATTTGTAAAGTAACATTTTCAACATTTTTCCCGATAAAGTACCGAACAATGAAATGTCCTCGATGTGGCCAGCCGTTCCATTCGGGCCCCGATTTTACTTTTTGTTCTTCCTGTGGATACAGCGATATGTCTGTCGACGAGTCGACACGACCACTCCGCCGTCTCGATTCGATCCCCTGGGAAGATGCCGGAAATTTCGGTATATTTAAAGCACTCTACCTTACCTGCAAAGAACTTCTGCTTAGTCCCGACACGTTCTTTTCAAAACTCGCCCTGTCATCTCAGACTAAAACAGCATGGCTCTTTGCTCTGATTACCGGGTCTCTGGCCGGCGTGATTGCGCTCATCTGGGAATATTTTCCGATCGGACAATCATTTCTTTACACCTGGTTTCCTCCCGAATTACTGGCCCAATCGAACACATCGGGAGTCTATCTTTTGCTGACCCCTCTCCTTGTTACCCTCGAGGTAGGAATACTCAGCCTCTACTTTCATTTCCTCTTTTTCATTTTCCGGGCCAAAGAACGAGCACTCCATAAGACGTTTGCCATTCTCTGCTACAGTCAAGTAAGTTCACTTGCAGTTATTATTCCTCTGGCCGGCGAACTGATCGGAGGAATCTGGTTTATCATCCTGTGTATTTCAGGATTCCATAAAGTGTATTCTATCTCCAGACTTCGTGCATTTGCAATTATTTTCGTGCCTTTTATTATAATGATCATTACGGCAGCTGTTTTTATCGCCTTTATGGCCCTGTTCGGTATTGTTTTCGGAGATCTTCTTAAAGAAATTTCAGGTTTATACCGATAGTTTTAATAGAATATGGTTTATCGATAGATTTATCAGGGGAACAGAAATGGCAAATACCATAAAAATGCTTCTTGATGTCAATATGCCGATATCGGTTCAGCTGGGACAAACCAAAATGAATGTCCGGGAACTTCTGGCCCTGAAAAAGGGAGGTCTGGTCCAGCTCAACCGGATGGCCGGTGAGCCGGTTGATGTCTTCATCGGGAGCAAACTTCTTGCCAAAGGAGAAATAACGGTTGTCGAAGACAAACTGTCGGTTCGTATCGGACAATTATACGGCGAGCGGGAAAAATTCAAACATCTCTAAAACGAAATGGCCAACGCCACCCGGATCGGTGAATACTCAATTCTATCGAATCTGAAAGAATAATCCAGCGAATATCGTTTGTAACGAACGCCCGCGCCGAGTGTCGGTATGCGATTCGATATACCGCCCCGGAAAGCGACCAGATCCCAGAACTCACCCTCAATTCCGGCATGCCAGGTCTGAGTATATTCCGCCATACCCTCTCCATCATTATCATGGCGATTGCCCCCTTCAATTAACGACCGGTGCATTGCCAGAGATACGATCCAGTTTCCCCATAAAAATCCTGACAAATCGCGATAAGAAATCCCGTAATGCTGGGTGTTGTAAACCGGTTCTTCGTAATTATAAGGCGAATGGACCCATACAATTTTTGTCGGTAACGCATTACGAATACTGACTCCGAGCCTGATTTCTCTGTTGACCGCTTTCTGTTTTAAATCGTAGTCGAGTCCCAGACGCACCAGGATCCCCGCATCGCAGTTGATATTGATCCCCATCCGAACCTTGTCCCCGGGACTGATGGTCTGCCAGAACGATTTGAAATTGCATCCTACGCCGATATCCAGGGGCAACGGAAAGCGCCCGATCCCCGATGACCGATTGATACCAAGAGCAAAAAGTTTTGCCACAGTCAACGTGACGATATGCTGATTATTTCGGAAATACTGTGTCGGTTGTCCGGAAGATCTGAGCGCGGGATTTTCCAAACGCTCATCATAGGCGCCTTGAAGCGTATCGTATTGCGGAATATGATCACTGAAAAAGGGGATATAGGATGCACCTACGTGAATATCCTGCTGTACCGGCACCTGCAAGGCCACCGCGCCGTGTTTTGATAATCCCCCATAGAGCAATGCTCCTTCGGTCCGTATCTGAATTTTTTTGACAAAGGCGATCGATGCCGGGTTCCAGTAGGCCGATGCTGCATCCAGTGATGCCGCCACACCCGCATCACCCATTCCTGCAACCCGGGCACCTACAGGAAGCTGATTCAACTCGGCAGTGTAGAGTATTGTATCACTCCCGGTTGCAGCCGCTGCACGAAATAAAAGAAGAAAACTAACTGCATAGAAGAAAAGCGGCAAGGGTTTCAAAACCAGACTCCTATTCACCCATACAGGTTACCATTACCCTTCGAGAACGGGCACCGTCAAATTCACAAAAATAGATGCTTTGCCAAGTGCCCAGTATAAGCTTACCATTTTTCACCGGAACTTGCACGCTCAGACCTGTAAGTGATGTTTTTATGTGACTGTCGGAATTACCTTCACGATGATGAAATTCCCGTTCCACCGGTACAAGGCTGCCGAGTTTCCATAAGATATCCCGTACAACATCAGGATCGGCATTTTCGTTGATTGTTACACCAGCGGTGGTATGCATGCTGGAAACCGTACAGATACCATCCGATATCTTTGAATTCCCCACAGCATCCTGAACATGGCTGGTAATATCTTTCATCTGATTTCTTTGCTGAGTTTTTACCGATACTTCCGTGTGAGTAACCATAGATAACTCCTTTTAAAGAAAGTTAAAAGTCGAAGGCGATGCACTGAGCTGGTATACTGAGCCTGCCGAAGTGTTGTAAGTCAAGATCCCGGAGACCGGAATCCAGCAGCCAACAACTCCAGGCCTTAGTGATTCTGTAATTAATTCACGATAGTTTCGACAGGGAGAATATAGTGCATGGGATTGACATGTCGTCCCATATTTCTGACTTCGTAGTGAAGATGAGGACCGGTGCTTCGGCCGGTGTTACCCATATAGCCGATAAGCTCTCCGCGCTTAACCGGATGTCCTTCAACAACGGAAGCCTGTTTCAGGTGAGCGTAGATCGTCTCATACCCGCTGCCGCTATGAGTGATTTTGACGACATTGCCAAAATCGCGTTTTGTACCCGAAAAACTGATGATTCCATCACCGGTAGCAAATATAGGAGTCCAGGTTTTATTAGCTATATCAACGCCTTCATGAAATGCCCGGTAGCCGAAGAGAGGATGTATTCGGTATCCATACCCGGATGTAATCCTTCCGACGCAG contains:
- a CDS encoding DUF342 domain-containing protein — its product is MMNSISVSHSSDSLQAFVFVPDILENDYPSVEAIKKRLADYSVVYGINEEIIRKMVAGKVCNRKIEIARGVHPQPGKDGRCEILFESTAKRKPKVLENGRVDHKDLQIIINVSKGTPLARRIPPESGKPGRSVTGKPIPAPAPKDAYLHPGKGTEFSPENHDLLVASIDGAVSLQKGNVIEVKNEKTITSNIDYSTGNIVFAGDLIIRGTVRAGFTVEAEGDIIIDRSVEDTVVTCKGDMEIKGGAVGSDKGLLKCNGSLKTRHIEHFTVEAGNDIIIAEDAIHSNLRAENVVTAKTLFGGMIQAGVGIEAVMIGASAETKTVVHIGGVYELIQQKHSLLRQLIQVSEKTGLAKEMMYKLVKENMDTEGELPQNVLDRFNTLKNKRKECMIKCNKLQHQLDTLDTRIEAFPRPYIKARKIYPGTVIQFGTYEKVIKKEAVNIHITVEDEKIVFM
- the rfaD gene encoding ADP-glyceromanno-heptose 6-epimerase; its protein translation is MIVVTGGAGFIGSACVWSLNNKGRDDILVVDHLNTSEKWKNLVGLRYLDYYDKDDFIVSLQKGDFGDSIEAIIHLGACSSTTEKDAGFLMENNYRYTLRIALWREQHPRVRLIYASSAATYGDGSRGYSDDHDTLATLKPLNMYGYSKHLFDLQALRRGWLSRIVGLKYFNVFGPNESHKGDMRSVINKAFPRVRDEGVMSLFKSYDKRYKDGQQQRDFIYIKDAVEMTLYFLYNPDINGIFNIGTDKARTWNDVAGALFGALDKKTVIEYIPMPDTLQKKYQYFTQADLTKLRDAGCDYECRCLEDSIHDYVVNFLCRDAYLSTFE
- a CDS encoding YjbQ family protein, with protein sequence MVTHTEVSVKTQQRNQMKDITSHVQDAVGNSKISDGICTVSSMHTTAGVTINENADPDVVRDILWKLGSLVPVEREFHHREGNSDSHIKTSLTGLSVQVPVKNGKLILGTWQSIYFCEFDGARSRRVMVTCMGE